A region of Polyangiaceae bacterium DNA encodes the following proteins:
- a CDS encoding radical SAM protein, whose translation MKAADKAAALLDMAKVRALGRRIPVAVRINLNNRCHSRCRYCSFWSTPSEELATGEWRAVIADLGRLGTRRLSLSGGEPTLRKDLAEIVQAAVGQGIATELNSSGFLFAERKDALRPLELVKLSLDGSEPVHDRIRGRAGAFRELTSGIRVLEELGVKFSFAFTMTRENLDDIPFALDFARRHDTFVAFQPVMATEHSAEQVRQELFPDPADYRRAIQVLVKAKVRDPARLRNSLGGLRHIAAWPNISGLACWAGEAFAMIEANGDVVPCDRIRYDAPIPNVRTHGVARALAELPGYECAGCGFCGSVELNMLMAGRVDIVPSIARVIRAR comes from the coding sequence GTGAAGGCCGCCGACAAGGCCGCCGCGCTGCTGGACATGGCCAAGGTGCGCGCGCTCGGGCGCCGCATCCCGGTCGCGGTGCGCATCAACCTGAACAACCGCTGCCACTCGCGCTGCCGCTACTGCTCGTTCTGGTCCACGCCCAGCGAGGAGCTCGCGACCGGGGAGTGGCGCGCGGTCATCGCGGATCTGGGGCGGCTCGGCACGCGCCGGCTCTCCCTCTCCGGTGGCGAGCCCACGCTGCGCAAGGACCTCGCGGAGATCGTCCAGGCGGCGGTCGGCCAGGGCATCGCTACCGAGCTGAACTCCAGCGGATTCCTCTTCGCCGAGCGCAAGGACGCCCTGCGCCCCCTCGAGCTGGTGAAGCTCTCTCTCGACGGCAGCGAGCCGGTGCACGACCGCATCCGCGGCCGGGCAGGAGCCTTCCGCGAGCTCACCAGCGGGATCCGCGTGCTCGAGGAGCTCGGCGTGAAGTTCTCGTTCGCCTTCACCATGACCCGCGAGAACCTCGACGACATCCCCTTCGCCCTGGACTTCGCCCGCCGGCACGACACCTTCGTGGCGTTCCAGCCGGTCATGGCCACGGAGCACTCGGCGGAGCAGGTGAGGCAGGAGCTGTTCCCCGACCCGGCCGACTACCGCCGCGCCATCCAGGTCCTGGTCAAGGCGAAGGTCCGGGATCCTGCTCGGCTCCGCAACAGCCTGGGCGGCCTCCGCCACATCGCGGCCTGGCCCAACATCAGCGGCCTCGCCTGCTGGGCCGGGGAGGCCTTCGCGATGATCGAGGCCAACGGCGACGTGGTGCCTTGCGATCGCATCCGCTACGACGCGCCGATCCCGAACGTACGCACGCACGGCGTCGCCCGCGCCCTGGCCGAGCTGCCCGGCTACGAATGCGCCGGCTGTGGCTTCTGCGGCTCCGTCGAGCTGAACATGCTGATGGCTGGTCGAGTGGACATCGTGCCGAGCATCGCGCGGGTGATCCGAGCTCGCTGA
- a CDS encoding radical SAM protein, which produces MRALIGSAGRFVAASVLGRPQLLGVGWAITHRCNSRCAFCSRHSGPDGLPTEAALDVIDQLAELGCRRVHFTGGEPLVRKDLPALLRQVRRDGMTSSVNTNGALLPERPEVVATADSFLVSVDGPEAIHDRYRGEGSFAKLSAGLGLLARAEKPFVLSVTLFRENLEQLPYLIGLARRYGTRIVVQPGATHVLGSGEPNPEMPEVRRYRQVLRELLDDPRAMRQIWNSPRGLRELMRYPDQHRLRTHAGRITARLEVDGRMFPCSRSVNDPSALPAPNVLELGVREAFRRLPRIDCSGHVCQCAHNVEKNLLFGLWPSSWWNLATRRFGELRRMAG; this is translated from the coding sequence GTGCGCGCTCTGATCGGCAGCGCCGGGCGCTTCGTCGCCGCGTCCGTCCTCGGCCGCCCCCAGCTCCTGGGCGTCGGCTGGGCCATCACTCACCGCTGCAACTCGCGCTGCGCGTTCTGCAGCCGGCACAGCGGGCCCGACGGGCTGCCGACGGAGGCGGCGCTAGACGTGATCGACCAGCTCGCCGAGCTCGGCTGCCGACGCGTCCACTTCACCGGCGGCGAGCCGCTGGTCCGCAAAGATCTGCCGGCGCTGCTCCGGCAGGTGCGCCGAGACGGCATGACCAGCAGCGTGAACACCAACGGTGCGCTGCTCCCCGAGCGCCCGGAGGTCGTCGCGACCGCGGATTCATTCCTGGTCAGCGTGGACGGCCCGGAGGCCATCCACGATCGCTATCGAGGTGAAGGCTCGTTCGCCAAGCTGAGCGCCGGGCTCGGGCTGCTGGCGCGCGCGGAGAAACCCTTCGTGCTCTCGGTCACTTTGTTCCGCGAGAACCTGGAGCAGCTGCCCTACCTGATCGGGCTGGCTCGACGCTACGGCACGCGCATCGTGGTCCAGCCCGGAGCGACCCATGTGCTGGGCTCGGGAGAGCCGAACCCCGAGATGCCGGAGGTCCGGCGTTACCGCCAGGTGCTCCGCGAGCTGCTCGACGATCCCCGGGCCATGCGCCAGATCTGGAACTCGCCTCGTGGTCTGCGCGAGCTCATGCGCTACCCCGACCAACACCGACTGCGCACACACGCCGGGAGAATCACGGCGCGCCTGGAGGTGGACGGCCGGATGTTCCCCTGCTCCCGCAGCGTGAACGACCCGAGCGCGCTCCCGGCGCCCAACGTGCTGGAGCTCGGCGTGCGCGAGGCGTTCCGGCGCCTGCCGCGCATCGATTGCTCGGGGCACGTCTGTCAGTGCGCGCACAACGTCGAGAAGAACCTGCTCTTCGGCCTCTGGCCGAGCTCCTGGTGGAACCTCGCCACGCGTCGCTTCGGCGAGCTCCGCAGGATGGCAGGGTGA
- a CDS encoding flippase-like domain-containing protein, with product MSAPARRVWLFALSVVVSLGLCALLFRQIAAAEVGAVLARAEPTALALALGTALTVNLPLSALALGSALAAHGVKVPRLLAMKATLGHLALHAGASFVVGKGARALYLARVHGVDAKSALGAELTLLGLKVLALLTVAASGALLGGALWVLPCATLALLAAWVWMRRRGATVAALAASFGWALGMGVGQLAVFALALRALGLAIPAAALLAWFPLCLLGAKLPLAWLGLGLREALVVVLFRGSAPAEALLAASLVFSLLEQVLPGLLGLVFAPRFLARTLG from the coding sequence GTGAGCGCACCCGCCCGGCGCGTCTGGCTCTTCGCGCTGAGCGTCGTCGTCTCGCTCGGCCTCTGCGCGCTCTTGTTTCGGCAGATCGCCGCCGCGGAAGTCGGCGCCGTGCTGGCTCGGGCCGAGCCCACCGCACTTGCGCTGGCGCTGGGGACGGCGCTCACCGTCAATCTCCCGCTCTCGGCGCTGGCGCTCGGGAGCGCGCTCGCGGCACACGGCGTGAAGGTCCCTCGGCTCCTGGCGATGAAGGCCACGCTGGGGCACCTGGCCCTGCACGCCGGCGCGAGCTTCGTGGTCGGCAAGGGCGCGCGCGCGCTGTACCTGGCTCGCGTCCACGGCGTGGACGCCAAGAGCGCGCTCGGGGCCGAGCTCACGCTGCTCGGGCTGAAGGTGCTGGCGCTGCTGACCGTGGCGGCGAGCGGCGCCCTGCTCGGCGGCGCGCTGTGGGTCCTGCCTTGCGCGACGCTGGCGCTGCTCGCGGCCTGGGTGTGGATGCGCCGTCGCGGCGCCACGGTCGCTGCGCTCGCAGCTTCGTTCGGGTGGGCGCTCGGAATGGGCGTGGGGCAGCTCGCGGTGTTCGCGCTGGCGCTCCGGGCGCTCGGGCTGGCGATCCCCGCCGCCGCGCTGCTCGCCTGGTTCCCGCTCTGCCTGCTCGGGGCGAAGCTGCCTCTCGCCTGGCTCGGGCTCGGCCTGCGCGAAGCGCTGGTGGTCGTGCTGTTTCGCGGGAGCGCGCCGGCCGAGGCGCTGCTCGCCGCCTCGCTGGTCTTCAGTCTGCTCGAGCAGGTGCTGCCCGGTCTCCTGGGGCTGGTCTTCGCGCCGCGTTTCCTGGCGCGCACGCTGGGATGA
- a CDS encoding haloacid dehalogenase-like hydrolase: MERVRAPTVLLFDIDGTLVTTGGAGRRAMERAFEQTTGRRDATRFPFAGMTDRAIVRMGLRMVGHEDDDQAVDRLLAIYISLLGAEVDAASDYDVYPGIVRALDAAERTADTAVGLGTGNVREGARIKLSRGKLHQRFAFGGFGCDHEERAELLRAGAERGAAWLRRPRSECRVVVIGDTVRDVDAGLAIGAEVLAVGTGGEELEVLRARGASLAVRDLDEPGALDALLG; this comes from the coding sequence ATGGAGCGCGTGCGCGCACCCACGGTCTTGCTCTTCGACATCGACGGCACGCTGGTCACCACCGGCGGGGCCGGTCGTCGCGCCATGGAGCGCGCGTTCGAGCAGACCACCGGCCGGCGCGACGCGACGCGCTTCCCCTTCGCGGGCATGACCGATCGGGCCATCGTGCGGATGGGGCTGCGGATGGTCGGACACGAAGACGACGACCAGGCCGTCGATCGCCTGCTGGCGATCTACATCTCATTGCTCGGCGCCGAGGTGGACGCCGCGAGCGACTACGACGTGTACCCCGGGATCGTACGGGCGCTCGACGCCGCGGAGCGCACCGCCGACACCGCCGTCGGTCTCGGCACGGGCAACGTGCGGGAGGGCGCGCGCATCAAGCTCTCCCGGGGCAAGCTCCACCAACGCTTCGCCTTCGGGGGCTTCGGCTGCGACCACGAGGAGCGCGCGGAGCTGCTCCGCGCTGGCGCCGAGCGGGGGGCGGCGTGGCTCCGTCGTCCGCGGAGCGAGTGCCGCGTGGTCGTGATCGGCGACACGGTTCGCGACGTGGACGCGGGCCTGGCGATCGGCGCCGAGGTCTTGGCGGTGGGGACCGGCGGCGAGGAGCTCGAAGTGCTCAGAGCGCGCGGTGCCTCGCTGGCGGTCCGCGATCTGGACGAGCCAGGCGCGCTCGACGCGCTGCTCGGCTGA
- a CDS encoding DUF4442 domain-containing protein, which yields MSLASALPLPSRLSEAHGNPIRELWDRLSRVPGGDRLFTRAVGLAAPYTASIGARVEVLRRGHAEVTLRDRRAVRNHLRCVHAVALVNLAELAGNIALAYSLPDDARFIVAGLDIEYLEKARGKLRAVVDCPVPPSSERCEYRVPVDIQNAAGRVVARATLRTLVGPKPASRR from the coding sequence ATGAGCCTCGCTTCAGCGCTCCCACTTCCCTCGCGCTTGTCGGAAGCGCACGGCAACCCCATCCGTGAGCTGTGGGACCGGCTGAGCCGCGTACCAGGCGGCGATCGCTTGTTCACGCGCGCCGTCGGGCTGGCCGCGCCCTACACCGCTAGCATCGGCGCGCGCGTCGAGGTGCTCCGGCGCGGTCACGCCGAGGTCACGCTGCGGGACCGCCGCGCCGTGAGGAACCACCTGCGCTGCGTTCACGCCGTCGCGCTCGTCAACCTGGCGGAGCTGGCCGGCAACATCGCCCTGGCCTACTCGCTGCCGGACGACGCGCGCTTCATCGTGGCGGGGCTGGACATCGAGTATCTGGAAAAAGCCCGCGGGAAGCTGCGCGCGGTGGTGGACTGCCCCGTCCCGCCGAGCAGCGAGCGCTGCGAGTACCGGGTGCCGGTGGACATCCAGAACGCCGCAGGCCGCGTGGTCGCCCGCGCCACCTTGCGCACGCTCGTCGGACCCAAGCCTGCAAGCCGGCGCTAG
- a CDS encoding queuosine precursor transporter, which produces MAAFVCVLLCANLIGVSKVTEVTLFGETFAFGAGNLFFPLSYLFGDILTEVYGYARSRRVVWAGFGALAFASLMSWVVVHLPPAAGWTGQPVIEAAFGSTWRIALASLIGYFCGEFTNSFTLAKLKIATRGRFLWTRTIGSTIAGEACDTLVFYPLAFYGTWSNDLLLKVMIANYCIKVGWEVLATPLTYRIVRALKVAEREDYFDTHTRFTPFSLQT; this is translated from the coding sequence ATGGCGGCGTTCGTCTGCGTGCTCTTGTGCGCGAACCTGATCGGCGTGAGCAAGGTCACCGAGGTGACGCTGTTCGGTGAGACCTTCGCTTTCGGCGCGGGGAACCTGTTCTTCCCGCTGTCCTACCTATTCGGGGACATCCTGACCGAGGTGTACGGCTACGCGCGCTCGCGCCGAGTGGTGTGGGCGGGCTTCGGCGCGCTCGCCTTCGCGTCGCTCATGAGCTGGGTGGTGGTCCACCTGCCGCCGGCCGCCGGTTGGACCGGACAGCCGGTGATCGAGGCGGCGTTCGGCTCCACCTGGCGCATCGCGCTGGCCTCCCTGATCGGCTACTTCTGCGGCGAGTTCACCAACTCGTTCACGCTGGCGAAGCTGAAGATCGCCACCCGCGGCCGCTTCCTGTGGACGCGGACCATCGGCTCCACGATCGCCGGCGAGGCCTGCGACACGCTGGTGTTCTACCCGCTGGCGTTCTACGGCACTTGGTCGAACGACCTGCTCCTGAAGGTGATGATCGCGAACTACTGCATCAAGGTCGGCTGGGAGGTCCTGGCCACTCCGCTCACCTACCGCATCGTGCGCGCGCTGAAGGTCGCCGAGCGCGAGGACTACTTCGACACGCACACGCGCTTCACGCCGTTTTCGCTTCAGACCTGA
- a CDS encoding AraC family transcriptional regulator yields MLLRSLGAHAEKVGLGAGELLRAIGLSSALLEELDARVPDEKVQRAWTELARATDDQALGVRFAERAAEGEFEVLDYAVYFSSTLGDAIERIARFYRLLSDSLAIRIVRDGREVRIVRLVAGTDPHEQDAFFATVCARMRVLTGGPLAPSKVRFEHPPHAVQELEGFFRSPVHFGCAKSELVFAASDLERAARNARPKLAELLDRYAASTLLERIRDVLGSGALA; encoded by the coding sequence GTGCTCCTGAGAAGCCTCGGTGCCCATGCGGAGAAGGTCGGTCTGGGCGCGGGGGAACTGCTGCGCGCGATTGGGCTTTCGAGCGCGCTCCTCGAGGAGCTGGACGCCCGCGTCCCCGACGAGAAAGTCCAGCGCGCCTGGACCGAGCTCGCGCGCGCAACGGACGATCAGGCGCTCGGCGTCCGTTTCGCAGAGCGCGCCGCGGAAGGCGAGTTCGAGGTGCTCGACTACGCAGTGTACTTCAGCAGCACGTTGGGCGACGCGATCGAGCGCATCGCTCGTTTCTATCGCCTGCTCTCGGATTCCCTAGCGATCCGCATCGTCCGCGACGGTCGCGAGGTCAGGATCGTGCGGCTGGTCGCGGGCACGGATCCCCACGAGCAGGATGCGTTCTTCGCGACTGTCTGCGCACGCATGCGCGTCCTCACCGGAGGTCCTCTCGCACCGAGCAAGGTGCGCTTCGAACACCCGCCTCACGCCGTGCAAGAGCTCGAGGGGTTCTTCCGGAGTCCGGTCCACTTCGGCTGCGCCAAGAGCGAGCTCGTGTTCGCCGCCTCGGATCTCGAGCGCGCCGCGCGTAACGCGAGGCCCAAGCTCGCGGAGCTCCTGGATCGATACGCCGCCTCGACGCTGCTGGAGCGGATCCGCGACGTACTTGGATCGGGCGCTTTGGCCTGA
- a CDS encoding TetR/AcrR family transcriptional regulator — MGPTAPKIDDFLGAAGISRGTFYNHYASVEELLAAASEWATRQLIAAIEGSLEGIDDPVLRFGVGLRSFLARARSDSGFCKFVAQVWTLGGLDLPERDLRAGLRQGTFRASSLESATDLLYGGLRQALMRMASGATPPDYGEQVTELYLRALGTPARYLTAVSKYPLPSFEGASG; from the coding sequence ATGGGCCCGACCGCCCCCAAGATCGACGACTTCCTCGGCGCTGCCGGAATCTCCAGAGGAACCTTCTACAACCACTACGCGAGCGTGGAAGAGCTGCTCGCGGCCGCATCGGAGTGGGCGACCCGCCAGCTCATCGCGGCGATCGAAGGCAGTCTCGAGGGGATCGACGATCCTGTCCTCCGCTTTGGGGTCGGCCTGCGGAGTTTCCTGGCGAGGGCGAGGTCGGACTCGGGTTTCTGCAAATTCGTCGCGCAGGTGTGGACCCTTGGAGGACTCGATCTGCCGGAGCGCGACCTCAGGGCAGGCCTCCGTCAGGGCACCTTCCGTGCGTCCAGCCTCGAGTCGGCCACCGACCTACTCTACGGAGGGCTGCGGCAGGCGCTCATGCGTATGGCCAGCGGAGCCACGCCGCCCGACTACGGTGAGCAGGTGACCGAGCTCTACCTGCGGGCGCTCGGCACGCCCGCCCGCTACCTGACGGCGGTGTCGAAGTACCCGCTCCCCTCGTTCGAAGGTGCGTCTGGCTGA
- a CDS encoding alpha/beta hydrolase, with translation MRIEVPVESFTIRSKDGAGVRVHKTGTGPHRWLLTPGLGTPLLCWKHIFEAFHQRMTIVTWDQRGLFDSERLRDRSALRFERHVDDAEAIVERLGWNSFVTGSWSMGVQLGLGLYERMPERIQALALINGAFEHVLSTAYGPALTAPLLRATLAGLVRGARVLNPAARRLLASGTAGLLMDKLAVSTANAPFVTAVTQELARVELGTYFSILLELDRHSARPVLDKVKVPTLVTSGSKDVATPPSVMRELSRHIPHADYVEIERGTHYTPLEYPEALNRALERFFSRVFAERWPPAGASSEDAVKPAGASE, from the coding sequence ATGCGCATCGAGGTGCCCGTCGAGTCGTTCACCATCCGCTCCAAGGACGGCGCCGGCGTGCGCGTCCACAAGACCGGGACCGGCCCGCACCGCTGGCTCCTGACCCCGGGCCTGGGCACGCCGCTCTTGTGCTGGAAGCACATCTTCGAGGCCTTCCACCAGCGCATGACCATCGTCACCTGGGACCAGCGCGGGTTGTTCGACTCCGAGCGGCTGCGCGACCGGAGCGCGCTCCGCTTCGAGCGTCACGTGGACGACGCCGAGGCCATCGTCGAGCGCCTGGGCTGGAACAGCTTCGTGACGGGCAGCTGGAGCATGGGCGTGCAGCTCGGCCTCGGCCTGTACGAACGCATGCCGGAGCGCATCCAGGCGTTGGCGCTGATCAACGGGGCGTTCGAGCACGTTCTCAGCACGGCCTACGGCCCCGCGCTCACCGCGCCGTTGCTCCGGGCCACGCTCGCGGGGCTGGTGCGTGGCGCGCGCGTGCTGAACCCCGCCGCCCGCCGCCTGCTGGCCAGCGGTACCGCCGGCCTCTTGATGGACAAGCTGGCCGTCTCCACCGCCAACGCGCCGTTCGTGACGGCGGTCACCCAGGAGCTCGCGCGGGTGGAGCTCGGCACCTACTTCAGCATCCTGCTCGAGCTCGACAGACACTCGGCGCGACCGGTGCTCGACAAGGTGAAGGTGCCCACGCTGGTCACCTCCGGCTCCAAGGACGTGGCCACCCCGCCCAGCGTCATGCGCGAGCTGTCCCGCCACATCCCCCACGCGGACTACGTCGAGATCGAGCGCGGCACCCACTACACCCCGCTCGAGTACCCGGAAGCGCTGAACCGCGCGCTGGAGCGCTTCTTCTCCCGCGTCTTCGCCGAGCGCTGGCCGCCGGCGGGGGCCTCGAGCGAAGACGCCGTGAAGCCCGCGGGCGCGTCGGAGTAG
- a CDS encoding serine/threonine protein kinase, protein MTRTPRPSFLGALRFGTDSDAHADEQAFLQGRVALFALVGALVALGFFLLANSVMLALADEYTVAGVLQNAGNRIHLGAIGLGFLFWAALRFGRPSRRGLLFADVALTVSVLSAYAGMTLVEFTARPERVDLVMLLITMIVLTLRAVLVPSSPLQTLAVTSLACVPAVTVGTVVGRHAPSTVAHFAAPVYAAIWSLVIVVVATFTSRVIYGLRSKAAEARRLGQYLLDEKVGEGGMGTVYRARHALLRRPTAIKLLPLEKVGAQTIARFEREVQHTSSLTHPNTVSIYDYGRTPDGVFYYAMEYLDGVDLQDLVDQTGPQDPRRVVHVLAQAAGALAEAHAEGLVHRDVKPANIVLCERGGAPDTVKVVDFGLVKDVTNTDSTLSTVNTIVGTPLYMAPEAIVSPDTVSGSADIYALGAVGYFLLTGVPPFEGQSVVEVCSQHLHQTPVPPSVKLGQALPEKLEQVILACLAKKPEDRPESARALRDALARAGLEPWTEADAAAFYAEHPLERLRAPTAPTVRQAADSPSVVSVDLAHRAPAE, encoded by the coding sequence GTGACCAGGACTCCTCGCCCATCCTTCCTCGGCGCGCTGCGCTTCGGCACCGACTCCGACGCACACGCCGACGAGCAGGCGTTCCTGCAAGGGCGCGTGGCGCTGTTCGCGCTGGTGGGTGCGCTGGTCGCGCTGGGGTTCTTCCTGCTCGCGAACTCCGTGATGCTGGCGCTGGCCGACGAATACACGGTGGCCGGCGTGCTCCAGAACGCGGGCAATCGCATCCACCTGGGCGCGATCGGCCTGGGCTTCCTGTTCTGGGCGGCGCTCCGGTTCGGCAGGCCCAGTCGCAGAGGATTGCTGTTCGCCGACGTGGCGCTCACCGTCTCGGTGCTCAGCGCCTACGCTGGGATGACGCTGGTCGAGTTTACCGCGCGCCCGGAGCGGGTGGACCTGGTCATGCTGCTGATCACGATGATCGTGCTGACCCTGCGCGCGGTGTTGGTGCCGTCGAGCCCCCTCCAGACGCTGGCGGTGACGAGCCTCGCCTGCGTTCCGGCCGTGACGGTGGGCACGGTGGTGGGCCGGCACGCGCCGTCCACCGTCGCTCACTTCGCCGCGCCGGTCTACGCGGCCATCTGGTCGCTGGTGATCGTCGTCGTCGCGACGTTCACCTCCCGGGTCATCTACGGCCTGCGCAGCAAGGCCGCCGAGGCGCGCCGCCTCGGGCAGTACCTGCTCGACGAGAAGGTCGGCGAGGGCGGCATGGGCACCGTGTACCGCGCTCGCCACGCGCTGCTCCGCCGGCCGACCGCCATCAAGCTCCTGCCCCTGGAGAAGGTGGGTGCGCAGACCATCGCGCGCTTCGAGCGCGAGGTGCAGCACACCAGCAGCCTGACGCACCCGAACACCGTGTCCATCTACGACTACGGGCGCACTCCCGACGGCGTCTTCTACTACGCCATGGAGTACCTCGACGGCGTGGACCTACAAGACCTGGTGGACCAGACCGGGCCGCAGGACCCGCGCCGGGTCGTCCACGTCCTTGCGCAGGCAGCCGGCGCCTTGGCCGAGGCCCACGCAGAGGGCCTGGTCCACCGGGACGTGAAGCCCGCCAACATCGTGCTGTGCGAACGCGGCGGCGCGCCGGACACGGTCAAGGTCGTGGACTTCGGCCTGGTCAAGGACGTGACGAACACCGACTCCACGCTGAGCACCGTGAACACCATCGTCGGCACTCCGCTCTACATGGCGCCGGAAGCCATCGTGTCGCCGGACACCGTCAGCGGCAGCGCCGACATCTACGCGCTCGGCGCGGTGGGCTACTTCCTGCTCACGGGGGTGCCGCCGTTCGAAGGGCAGAGCGTGGTGGAGGTGTGCAGCCAGCACCTGCACCAGACACCGGTGCCGCCATCGGTCAAGCTCGGGCAGGCGCTGCCGGAGAAGCTGGAGCAGGTGATCCTGGCATGCCTGGCGAAGAAGCCCGAGGATCGGCCGGAGTCCGCGCGGGCGCTGCGGGATGCGCTCGCTCGGGCGGGGCTCGAGCCCTGGACCGAGGCGGACGCCGCGGCCTTCTACGCCGAGCACCCGCTGGAGAGGCTGCGCGCCCCGACGGCGCCGACGGTGCGCCAGGCGGCAGACTCGCCCAGCGTGGTCAGCGTCGATCTCGCACACCGCGCGCCTGCGGAGTGA
- a CDS encoding PLP-dependent aminotransferase family protein, with the protein MARAPFVRVNFQPSGPRRRVNAEDIVRTLAEEVGAGRLPRGSRLPPVRALEHELGISKNTVQAAYDELCSRGLLLTKERDGVFVAEAPSAAWAATPLGAPAPRFGEPALDRQRLPEPDVLPLSMVFIDPELLPRERLAECFKSVLHIPGLHALYDAQGYAPLREVIAKRLRGRGMEVSAGDIVITTGSQQALDAVCRALTRRKIATENPVYQQAKALFETLGAELVGLRLDPFGAVPFDEWRAVLEATRPELFYTVTSFHNPTGRSYSTHELVRLLELANELGFALVEDDWGSDMLSHEEYRPTLRALGGENVTYVNSFTKKLLPSLRLGFVAGNAETVPALVAAKRVATLGNPTLIEAALCELLERGYYDTHLAGMQVELDRRYASCLEALDALMPPGVRWTSPGGGPTLWLEVPRRVDLDRLSERMLERKVRITLLPRAFHGAPHLHGFPIGFAFLPTPKLTRGLEILGEELSRLLEAA; encoded by the coding sequence ATGGCGAGAGCCCCGTTCGTTCGAGTCAATTTTCAGCCGTCCGGTCCGCGCCGCCGGGTCAACGCCGAGGACATCGTGCGCACCCTCGCCGAGGAGGTCGGCGCCGGCCGGCTGCCGCGAGGCTCGCGCCTTCCGCCGGTGCGCGCGCTCGAGCACGAGCTCGGGATCTCCAAGAACACGGTTCAGGCGGCCTACGACGAGCTGTGCTCTCGCGGGCTGCTCCTGACCAAGGAGCGCGATGGCGTGTTCGTCGCCGAAGCGCCGAGCGCTGCCTGGGCTGCCACGCCGCTCGGCGCGCCCGCGCCGCGCTTCGGCGAGCCGGCCCTGGACCGCCAGCGTCTGCCGGAGCCCGACGTGCTGCCGCTCAGCATGGTGTTCATCGACCCGGAGCTCCTGCCGCGCGAGCGCCTGGCGGAGTGTTTCAAGAGCGTCTTGCACATCCCCGGGCTGCACGCCCTGTACGACGCGCAGGGATACGCGCCCCTGCGCGAGGTCATCGCCAAGCGGCTCCGCGGCCGCGGCATGGAGGTGAGCGCCGGCGACATCGTGATCACGACGGGCTCCCAGCAAGCCTTGGACGCCGTGTGCCGCGCGCTCACGCGCCGCAAGATCGCCACCGAGAACCCGGTTTACCAGCAGGCCAAAGCGCTGTTCGAGACTCTGGGCGCCGAGCTGGTGGGGCTCCGGCTCGATCCCTTCGGCGCGGTCCCGTTCGACGAGTGGCGAGCGGTCCTCGAAGCAACTCGTCCCGAGCTGTTCTACACCGTTACCAGCTTCCACAACCCCACCGGCCGCTCGTACTCGACCCACGAGCTCGTGCGTTTGCTCGAGCTCGCGAACGAGCTGGGCTTCGCGTTGGTCGAAGACGACTGGGGCTCTGACATGCTGTCGCACGAGGAGTACCGGCCGACGCTGCGCGCCTTGGGGGGCGAAAACGTCACCTACGTCAACTCGTTCACGAAGAAGCTCCTGCCGTCGCTGCGGCTGGGCTTCGTCGCAGGCAACGCGGAGACGGTTCCGGCCCTGGTGGCGGCCAAACGCGTCGCGACGCTGGGAAACCCCACGCTGATCGAGGCGGCGCTGTGCGAGCTGCTCGAGCGCGGCTACTACGACACGCACCTCGCCGGCATGCAGGTCGAGCTCGACCGGCGCTACGCCAGCTGCCTCGAGGCGCTCGACGCGCTGATGCCCCCGGGGGTGCGCTGGACCTCGCCCGGCGGAGGGCCGACGCTCTGGCTCGAGGTGCCGCGAAGGGTCGATCTCGATCGCTTGTCGGAGCGAATGCTCGAACGCAAGGTGCGCATCACGCTCTTGCCTCGGGCCTTCCACGGCGCGCCTCACTTGCACGGTTTCCCGATCGGCTTCGCGTTCCTGCCCACGCCCAAGTTGACCCGTGGCCTCGAGATCCTGGGTGAGGAGCTGTCGCGGCTCTTGGAGGCGGCGTGA
- the pdxH gene encoding pyridoxamine 5'-phosphate oxidase, giving the protein MNVGAESDPLVVFEAWYAENARTVPKHPDAMTLASVGPHGRPSLRTVLLKGVVAGRFRFFTNYESRKARELEQNPHAALLFHWPALERQVRVEGRVERVPSADSDEYFATRPRESQLSALISPQSRPISRDELVRLRQRAEADLAGAPVPRPPHWGGYALDPESIELWVGDPTRLHFRHLFVREATGWRYQVLAP; this is encoded by the coding sequence GTGAACGTCGGAGCGGAGTCGGATCCCCTCGTCGTGTTCGAGGCCTGGTACGCGGAGAACGCCCGCACCGTGCCGAAGCACCCGGACGCGATGACGCTCGCCAGCGTCGGCCCGCACGGACGGCCGTCGCTGCGCACGGTGCTGCTCAAGGGCGTGGTCGCGGGGCGCTTCCGCTTCTTCACCAACTACGAGAGCCGCAAGGCGCGCGAGCTCGAGCAGAACCCGCACGCGGCGCTCCTCTTCCACTGGCCGGCGCTCGAGCGCCAGGTGCGGGTCGAGGGCAGGGTGGAGCGGGTGCCCTCCGCCGACTCCGACGAGTACTTCGCGACGCGCCCTCGCGAGAGCCAGCTCTCGGCGCTGATCTCGCCGCAGAGCCGGCCGATCTCTCGGGACGAGCTCGTGCGGCTGCGCCAGCGGGCAGAGGCCGACCTCGCCGGGGCGCCCGTGCCTCGCCCTCCGCACTGGGGAGGCTACGCGCTCGATCCCGAGTCGATCGAGCTCTGGGTGGGGGACCCGACTCGCCTCCACTTCCGCCACCTCTTCGTCCGAGAGGCGACCGGGTGGCGGTACCAAGTGCTCGCGCCGTAG